The following is a genomic window from Anser cygnoides isolate HZ-2024a breed goose chromosome 33, Taihu_goose_T2T_genome, whole genome shotgun sequence.
TTTACAGTGTGGATGTACCCCAAGACAGTTAGAGCTAAATAGATGCGCTTGGCTCATGTTTGGGCGCTTACCCTATGCGCTAGTGTTTTATTGCTGGGTTGGGTGGCTGCTCTATTCGTCTGACTGGGGCTTGCAGGCTAAAATAGCATAGTGAGCCTCCTCTGAGGTAGGGGATGTGGCCATACAGAAATGTTGGTGTGCACATGTGCTGTGTGTTGGCATAGGGATCATGGAATCATCCGCACCCTGGACCTTCCTATCTATGTCACCCGTGTGAAGGGGAACAACGTGTACTGCCTGGACAGAGAATGCCGCCCCAGGGTCCTCACCATTGATCCCACAGAGTTCAAATTCAAGCTGGCATTGATTAACAGAAAGTACGATGAGGTGAGGCATGAGAAACTCTGCGCTATTTCTTGGTCATGGCCTGAGGGTTCAGGAACATGCCTTGCAAGTGACGTCAGCTTCACTGCCTGGGCCTTTTCTTTGCAGGTACTGCACATGGTGAGGAATGCTAAGCTTGTGGGCCAGTCCATCATTGCCTACCTGCAGAAAAAGGGCTACCCTGAGGTGGCCCTGCACTTTGTCAAAGATGAGAAGACCCGTTTCAGCCTGGCACTGGAGTGTGGCAACATTGAGGTGAGGTGGCGGATGGTGCCGTGAGAAGGGCATGTCTTTTGGGTCGTCACTTTGGGGATGATAGCTGCCCTACTAAGGTGCAGGCCCTCATGTGGAGGCATGATTTTGTGCAGTGAACTTTGTAATCTCCGGCTTTTCATAAGGGGCATTATCAACAGAGGCCTGTAGAGAAACCTGCTTCTGCAAACCCTCACAGTATTTTTGGTTGGGCAGAGAATCAAGCTCAAGTCTTGTGtgttgagcattttttttttcagatctgaCCTTGTAACCGCATCAATTGTCTTGTTAGATTGCTCTGGAAGCAGCCAAGGCTCTGGATGACAAGAATTGCTGGGAGAAACTGGGAGAAGTGGCATTACTGCAGGGAAATCACCAGATTGTGGAGATGTGCTACCAGCGCACCAAGAACTTTGATAGGCTCTCCTTTCTCTACCTTATCACTGGCAATCTGGAGAAGCTTCGGAAGATGATGAAGATAGGTGAGTGCAGGAGAATGAATTAAGAGGTGCTGAGCTCCCAGAGAGAATGAGCAGCATCCCAGAGAAGGCCAAGAACAGCAGAGCTATcgtgacttttttttgtttctgtctaGCTGAGATCCGTAAGGATATGAGTGGCCACTACCAGAATGCCTTATACCTAGGAGATGTGGCAGAGAGAGTGAGGATCCTGAAGAACTGTGGGCAAAGTGAGTAATGTTAGTCTAATGTGTTTCTCTGGactgaggagcagctggagaggttttggggtgaaCAGTAATTTCTGGAGAGAGATGAGCATAATCTCTTACTGAGAAACTGAACTGGATGGACAGAGAAAGTAACCCAAGAGTCACAATACAATCCAGGAGATGTGAAACCACCTTGGAGCGTATTCAGGTGGTCAGTCGTTGCCTGCTCACACTAGTCCTAAATCCAGTGGCGCCCCTAGAAGTGTAATTGTACACTTTAGTATGCTGCTAATCTTTCCTTTTGACAGTGCGGCCATGCTTGTTGGTATGAgaggttttctttctccagaatACAAAGAACACACACTCATGTTTGTTATACTTAATTCCAGAGTCCCTGGCCTATCTCACGGCTGCAACTCATGGTCTGGATGAGGAAGCTGAAAACCTGAAGGAAACCTTTGATCCTGAAAAGGAAACGGTTAGTGACTGATGCTTCATAACAAGAACCCTAGAGTTTTGGGAAGAAGATGGCAGTGGGACATGGTGTTAGTGTGACTGGCGTGACAGCTCCTTTCTGAGAGGGAGACACCATATTCCTTTTCTGTCACTACTCACAAAACCTTGAGACTGTGTTGCATGGAGGTGGGTAGGTCAAAGAACGGGATTTTCCTTATACGGCCTTTAGCTGTTTTTTGCTCCTTTCTGCTCAGATTCCAGACATTGATCCTAATGCAAaactgctgcagcctcctgctcctgtcATGCCTCTGGATACCAACTGGCCACTGCTGACTGTTTCCAAGGGGTTCTTTGAAGGAACAATTGCTAGCAAAGGTATTGCTTTATACTTGGAAGGTCGTGTGAAGTTGGGATATGGAGAACAGAGATATTTGTTCCCATGGCTCCTGGTCTGTTGCTGTTAAATCCCGGATTTGCTGTGTGTTACTAGTAGAGGCTGGACTGCAGCTTGGTATTTACATCATCCTCGGCAAATCTTCTAAAAATCTTTGTTCTTTTAACACAAGATAGGATTTGGCAATTGGAGGGGAGAATGCTGGCCTAACTTAATTCTTTTCTTAACACCTGGCCGACTCAGAGATGAGTAAACGAATAATCCTGTCCTTCTTTTTTAGGCAAAGGGGGTGCCTTAGCTGCTGACATTGATATTGACAACGTTGGCACCGAGGGCTGGGGAGAAGATGCAGAATTGCAGCTGGACGAAGGTAGGTAAATTGAAGAGTGTGTCTTACGGAAGTGAAAATGTGTCTGTGTAGGAGCTCTAACTGTTTTTCCACCTCCCCATGCAGATGGCTTTGTGGATGCTGGAGAAGGCTTTGGAGAGGAAGGTCTAGGTAAAGGACAGGAAGAAGGAGGTGGATGGGAAGTTGAAGAAGATTTGGATCTTCCCCCTGAACTGGTAAGGGGCTGTTGAGACGACGATGCTTTTGGGAGGCTTCTCACTTATCCCAGTTGTAGTTACTTAGGAAAGCAATGACAAGTCATGGTGGGGTGGGGACGGGGGAAAAGCATTATGGGCTTCATTAGAGGCTTGGCTACCTCTGATTTCATCTGGGTGCTGGAAACTTGCACGCTAATTGCTGCTCTGTGTGTTCCCCCAGGATGTTCCTGCTGgtccagcaggaggagcagaggatgGATTCTTTGTGCCACCCACCAAGGGCACGAGCCCAGCTCAGGTAACAGCACACGTCTTTGATTTTTGAGaacctttctgctttctttctgctttggtGCTTTTTTCAGGTTTAGACCTTACTAACATTTCATCTGTGAGCACAACACAGGAACTTGTTAAGGGGAACGGGGGGTGATGAGGGTAAGATCAGAAAAACATGTGCGTATGCACAACTCCtcttgtatgtttttttcccatcttgTAGGTGTGGTGTAACAATTCACAGCTTCCTGTTGACCACATTCTGGCAGGCTCCTTTGAGACAGCGATGAGAGTAAGTTACACTTGGAgttcctgggggaaaaaaatgcccttttcccatgtatttttatttctgatccAGTCTgaagctttgttttgtgttctaCTGTGAATCATTTTATGCGTTGTTTTCTCTGGATGTAAAGTAAGAAGTTCTGTGAGCCTGAGTGATGACTGTGGCTTCTGTATGGCCTTGGACAGCTTTTATTCAGCACATCAATGTATTCTTTCCAGCTCCTTCATGACCAGGTAGGAGTAACAAACTTTGGACCCTACAAGCAGCTGTTCCTGCAGACCTATGCCCGTGGCCGTACGACCTACCAAGCCCTGCCATGTCTCCCTACCATGTATGGATACCCACATCGCAACTGGTAAGCAGCTGGGTTAGttcctcttctgtgcttttttcctgGTGCCGTATACCTCCCTGAGTCTTTCACTCTCAGTTCTGAAGGGAGGAGCCTTCCTGTTTGCTGGACGTTAATAGGAAGCGTGTTCCATCTTTAGTGGGATTTTTCTGCTGATGGTTAGATGTTAAGATGTTGaagagctatttttattttttttggtgaaaacaGAGTGAGGCAGTCGGGTGTTGTCTTTTCTGTCACTAATGCCCTGCCTCTGACAAAGCTAGGCTAAAGCTTGGGATGTCTAGAGAAACACAGATGTGTATTTTTAGTGGTGGCTGGAAACTGCTGTAGAAAAATGAGCCAGATTTTTCTAGTGTGTTAATGCAAAGAGAGCTGGGCACTGAATGTGACAACTAATGGAAGCACAGGTGTCTTTTATGCTAAGCTAATGgccaagaaaaacagcatgGCCCTGGGTCAAAACGTTGCTGGTATTTGCAGCTGAGCTGACTGTGTAATGCAGGTGTGTTCTTGCTGGCCCCTGTATTAGTCCTGCTTGTACCCCCatcccctctctgcccccagGAAAGAAGCTGGCTTGAAGAATGCTCTCCCTGCTGTGGGACTGAAGCTTAATGACCTGATCCAGCGCTTGCAGCTGTGCTACCAGCTCACTACAGCTGGCAAGTTTGAGGAGGCTGTGGAGAAGTTCCGCTCCATCTTGCTCAGTGTGCCCTTGCTGGTGGTAGACAACAAGCAGGAGATTGCTGAGGTAAGGGGCAGATCTCTTCTGTCCGTATTGTCTGCAtgcccctggggcaggaggccaAATGCTTGACTCCGTCTTCCTCTCCCAAAGGCCCAGCAGCTGATAGCCATTTGCCGGGAGTATATCGTAGGCCTCTCAATGGAGATTGAGCGGAAGAAGCTGCCCAAGGAGACCCTGGAGCACCAGAAGCGAATCTGTGAGGTACAATAACTCTGAATTTCCATGCTGAGTGCCTGGGAGAAGCCTTTGGGTTTAAAAAAGCGTCAGGAATCCTGAATTCTATTTCCTGCCTTCAAAGCAGATGTGGCAGTGATTACCTGGGAGGGGTCGGTGTGTTTCTTGGAGCATTTTCAGGGCATCCAGTTTCTCACGTCCTAGGTAATGATTGCATCCCCACTTTTCCTCCTTGCCCCCGCTGCAGATGGCTGCCTATTTCACCCACTCCAACCTGCAGCCTGTCCACATGATCTTGGTACTGCGCACTGCACTTAACCTCTTCTTCAAACTCAAAAACTTCAAGACAGCTGCTACTTTTGCTCGTCGGCTGCTAGAGCTGGGTCCGAAGCCTGAGGTGGCCCAGCAGGTATGTCTGTGAGGTGCACTGCCAGAAATATTTGCTGTGGCAGACCCTATTTGGACTGCTTCCTAGCTGCACCTCTGGTTGATGTGGTTGCTTTTTGCAGACCCGCAAGATCTTGTCAGCGTGTGAGAAGAATCCCACTGACACCTACCAGCTTAACTACGACATGCACAACCCCTTTGACATCTGTGCCGCCTCTTACCGACCCATCTATCGTGGCAAGCCCGTGGAGAAGTGTCCACTTAGTGGAGCCTGCTACTGCCCTGAGTTCCAGGGGCAGATCTGCCGTGTCACAACAGTAAGGGAGTCTCTGTTGCGACCCAGTCTGTGATGTTTTCTGCTGGAATGGATTCCAGCAGCTTCCCCCTTGTGCCCCCTATCTTGAGTCAGCATGGGTTTTGGGTCAGTGGCAGGGAACTTGGCATTTGGGGTGGAGCAGATTGGGAATTGTGAAATACAGTGTAGCTTAAAAGTCCCCTTCAGGGACTGACATTGCAGCGACTGGCAATGTGTGTTCTTCAGAACCATCTAGGCTGTCAGCGGAACATACAGGGTCAGGCTGTTTTGTTACTTTTGAACGTTAATTATCTCCCTTTTATCCTTCAGGTGACAGAGATCGGCAAGGATGTCATCGGGCTGCGGATCAGCCCACTCCAGTTCCGCTAAGGCACGTGCCCATCCCAGGGAGGTGTGGGATCAGAGGGAAATGGTCCCGTTTCACAGCACAGTGTGGAAACTTTCACCTCCCACCATTCCAGCTTCTAGTTGTCTCTTCACCGTAGCTATGCCTGTGCTGTGTCATAACTGCTCTTCCCCACCCAGGAATGCTGTAGCGAGACTCTCAGCTGCTTCTAAGTAGGGATCCTGTTTCTAACTTGGGATCCTGTTTTCACATCTGATCCAGCTGATGTGATGTTTTGTGTACCATTGCTTCCAGGCATTTTTTATCCAGAGGATAAAGTGTAGTTCTTGCTGAGACCTGGGTATAGTACAGTGCGCTCAATAGAAACTGCTCAAGAGACAAGGACTGCCTCTCACGTCCTTTAGTGTTGGGCTCCTAAAAGAAGTGCTCAAAGATCCTGCTGCAacctgggcagcaggaggagtCAAGCCTGGGTCTCAAAAAGAGGCTGGCACTGTCTGGAACCGGTACCGAGGCAGGGCCTGTCCCTGCTCagggcagcactgctgccctcagaagtggctggagagcagctagGCAACCAAGTGCTAGTGTTGACTGTTTTGTTGTCCTAGTAGCATTTCTCAACATGATCTGCCTCTTACTACATGAATAAAGTAAATTGACTGTCTAGATCTTCCTGTTCTGCAGCTTAGTTGTTCTTACTGATTTACAGCAGATACCACATTACATTTCCTCTTTTCACGTCCCACCTCCCCCTCATTTGTGCTGTTGAGCTGCCAGATCTGAAGAGTTCTGAAGTTTCCAGAAAATGGAGGCAGCAGTAATGAAATAATGAATCATGCCAGCAGGGGCTGCTTCTGCTAATTATTAGTGTGGAACTGCTGTTGGCCTGTGCTCAAATTGTCCTCACCTTCCCATGTCTAGTTGTACTGGTTGGTATTACTGTGGCTTTCCATGTGGTACTTAGCAGCCTGGAGGGTCTTCAGAGCCAGGCAGATTGTAGTTTCCAGGAGTGACAAGTTGAACCTTATGTTCTTGCACCAGTGGAGAAGCAGAAAACCTAGAGTTCCTGCTCCCTCTGTGGCTGGACTAGTTGCCTAgttctttctctgaaataaaaccatGCCGTACGCTAGGATTttaaacctttattttattcataaaaagGGGGAGTGGGAATGTCCCAATCTTAAGGGCGCTCCTTCCAGTTTTGCATGGGTTTTGTTTGAGGAATGTTGGTAGTGGTGGGGCAGATGAAAGTTGCTGGGACTAGTGGTTAGGGGCCTGAATAAGCAAGGCGTCGTGGCAGGCCACTGCGATGCCTCCAATGAGGTTCAGGAACTCCTGGAAGTCCAGCTGCCCGTCACTGTTCAAATCGAGTTTCTTCATCATCCTGTCCAGGACAGCTGGGTCCTTCTGATTCTGCAAAAAAAGAGATTGGGATCAATGTCTGCCTCGAGGCAAAGCTGTCCTTTGCTGTACACACCCAGGTACAAACCCGCAGCTGCTGAGTTCATCACCAGCAGCAAGGGTTTGGCAGAGGGAAGCAGAATTTAGCTGGGGCAACTCCAATCAGGCTCTGCTCTGGCTTCTGGTAGAAGTGAGGTCTTtcccctgtcccccctcccccataCTCATGTGGCTGAAGTCGTTAACTGCCACGGGCGACTCCTGGCCTGGATTTCACTCACCTTTGTGAAGGAAGCCAGCTCAGTGTTCATGAAAGCCAGGAACTCCCTCTTGGAGAGCTTGCAGTTGTCCCCTTCGCGCCCTGCGTACCGCTGGAAGACGGCCAGCAGGGACTCGATGCAGCGTTCGGTCTCGGTGGGGGACACCTTGGACTGCAGGAGTGGAGCAAAAGCAGAAGCTCAGGCCCGTGCTTGCAGCGAGCTCTGTGCTTGCAGAAGAGCACAGACAGCTTCTGGAGGGAGGCTGGGCTGAGAGAGACCTCCTGACATCCCCTTTAGGGAGCCTGCTGTGCCCAACCTGTCCAGGTGCATTTTTTCCTCggtattcctttttttttggtgacctGCACAGCTCTTCGGTGAGGAGGGACCcaggggaggggcagggagtgGTTTGGGCAGCACCTGGGTGCCTTGGGAGCATGGAAAATTCCCTGGGGAGACACCAGCAggcggagggaggaggagggctgctCCCTCTGGCTTACTCAGCGCTCTCCAGCATGGCTGGGCTGGAAGATAaaccttcctttccctccccctgccctgcctggccagAGGAGAAACTCTGAGTCaccagagaaaaatgtgagcGGAGCAGCAGCGGAGTTGGCTCcccaaactgctgctgcctgggctgggggagctggggtggcTCCTGAGcctccagcagggccagccaGGCCCTAAAAGCGAGGGGGCACCGGGAACATGGggctcttccccctccccagggctccagTTTTTGGGAAAAGGGACCTcgcaggcagggctgggtggaGTCCGCCCTTCCCTCCCTAACCTCAGCATCCTGGGGACTCCCTGCCACATCCTGCCCCGCCTGAGGCTGAATTCAGCCTTTTTTGGTTAAAGTGAAGTGGAACCGAGTTGCTTCCTTCCTGAACCTCGTTTTTTCATCTGCTGGTCCccctgagcccccagccctggtgctgtgAGCTCAGTGGAGGCGAAGCCACAGCCCTGGGCCcagtgctgggcagggggagcagcactggaaagaggaaggtgaagggaggggaagggactgAGGGGGGATAAATAGGGGGCAAATGTCCCCTTGCTGTTTtccggcagccccgggcccctctgctctcccactCTGAGCCCCCTTCCAAACCCCCCTTCCCCGAGGAGGCTGAGCTCAGCCCTTGGCCCCGTTCCCTCTTCCCAGTGCCAAGACCCGGCTCGCTTCCAGCTCGGGGCCTCTTCCCTGAGGGAAACGCTCCAACGCCCTCTCCCCCAGGCCCGGGGTCGTGCTCACTCACCATGGCTGGGGCTCCGGGCTCGGCAGGACCGCGGTTCGGTGCGAGGTAGAATCGAGACGGGTGTGAGCCTCGTCCGCCACCGCCCTGCCAGCGCCCAGCCCCGGCTCAGCCCCCTGGGCCACGTTGGGCAATCGGCGGCTCTAACGGCAGATCCCGACGTGCCTGCGGTCCCCACCTCGGCCTGGGCCCCTCCTCCGGGCCCTCCATCCTCTTCCCTCCTGCgtttcattttttcatgcttccatttcctcttttgtccgttttttttttttttccccttagtttTGTCTACTTGTctctttatgcctttttttttttttttttaaacccagtCTTCTCAGGGCTGAGCCCTGGAGCTGCCTCGCTGCTCCCCACAGTACCCTCGggccttcctcttcctccagcgAGCTTTGGGCACCCCTGAGggcagaccccccccccgtgtccctgccccTTCCTGTGCTCACCACCGGCAGAGCTTTGCCAATAACCTGTTATTATTTGCCAATAACGTGTTACAAGCTCAACCTGCTGTAAAAAAGGGGGCAGCTGCTCTCTAGGGGTGAAGGCAGCCCCCTGGggtcctgctgcaggcaggattTGTCCCAAGCAGCCTCAGTCCCTGTGCCGCTGGAAGGCTGAAGacagggagaagcagaagagggagaggagacacCAAAAGGCAAAGTTTTGGGCCCACCTCTCTCCCGGCTGGGGGGCTACGGGGGCAGAAACTGTCCTGCTGGGTGCCTCTGCCCCGGGGGTGTCCtcaccagccctgccctgcccctccccaTCCTGCGGCACCTGGGAGGCTGCTCGGACACGTCAGCCTGGCCTTGCCCACGCCGTCGCTGCAATCGCCGTGTGGTGACGTCCTTGGCACTCAGTGTGGATACGGAGCCGCCCGCCCTGGCCCCGATTTTTGCCCAAAAGCTttgaggggaggaagggggaggcgTGGAGTGGAGAGGTTGGGGGGCAAACATCCTCAatctcatttccttcctttctttccccaatTCCCTTCCCATATTTTTATCTGTGTATTGGGGAAAAATACCTTCTCCACCACCACCCTAAATCCCATAAATAGTTCATTGCAAATGAatcaaaaagattttctgaTGCGGGGCgctgagggcaggaag
Proteins encoded in this region:
- the COPA gene encoding coatomer subunit alpha, producing MLTKFETKSARVKGLSFHPKRPWILTSLHNGVIQLWDYRMCTLIDKFDEHDGPVRGIDFHKQQPLFVSGGDDYKIKVWNYKLRRCLFTLLGHLDYIRTTFFHHEYPWILSASDDQTIRVWNWQSRTCVCVLTGHNHYVMCAQFHPSEDLVVSASLDQTVRVWDISGLRKKNLSPGAVESDVRGITGVDLFGTTDAVVKHVLEGHDRGVNWAAFHPTMPLIVSGADDRQVKIWRMNESKAWEVDTCRGHYNNVSCAVFHPRQELILSNSEDKSIRVWDMSKRTGVQTFRRDHDRFWVLAAHPNLNLFAAGHDGGMIVFKLERERPAYAVHGNMLYYVKDRFLRQLDFNSSKDVAVMQLRSGSKFPVFNMSYNPAENAVLLCTRASNLENSTYDLYTIPKDADSQNPDAPEGKRSSGLTAVWVARNRFAVLDRMHSILIKNLKNEITKKVQVPNCDEIFYAGTGNLLLRDADSITLFDVQQKRTLASVKISKVKYVIWSADMSHVALLAKHAIMICNRKLESLCNIHENIRVKSGAWDESGVFIYTTSNHIKYAVTTGDHGIIRTLDLPIYVTRVKGNNVYCLDRECRPRVLTIDPTEFKFKLALINRKYDEVLHMVRNAKLVGQSIIAYLQKKGYPEVALHFVKDEKTRFSLALECGNIEIALEAAKALDDKNCWEKLGEVALLQGNHQIVEMCYQRTKNFDRLSFLYLITGNLEKLRKMMKIAEIRKDMSGHYQNALYLGDVAERVRILKNCGQKSLAYLTAATHGLDEEAENLKETFDPEKETIPDIDPNAKLLQPPAPVMPLDTNWPLLTVSKGFFEGTIASKGKGGALAADIDIDNVGTEGWGEDAELQLDEDGFVDAGEGFGEEGLGKGQEEGGGWEVEEDLDLPPELDVPAGPAGGAEDGFFVPPTKGTSPAQVWCNNSQLPVDHILAGSFETAMRLLHDQVGVTNFGPYKQLFLQTYARGRTTYQALPCLPTMYGYPHRNWKEAGLKNALPAVGLKLNDLIQRLQLCYQLTTAGKFEEAVEKFRSILLSVPLLVVDNKQEIAEAQQLIAICREYIVGLSMEIERKKLPKETLEHQKRICEMAAYFTHSNLQPVHMILVLRTALNLFFKLKNFKTAATFARRLLELGPKPEVAQQTRKILSACEKNPTDTYQLNYDMHNPFDICAASYRPIYRGKPVEKCPLSGACYCPEFQGQICRVTTVTEIGKDVIGLRISPLQFR
- the S100A11 gene encoding protein S100-A11, with the translated sequence MSKVSPTETERCIESLLAVFQRYAGREGDNCKLSKREFLAFMNTELASFTKNQKDPAVLDRMMKKLDLNSDGQLDFQEFLNLIGGIAVACHDALLIQAPNH